AAGCGTAGTCTGAGAATCGGATGATCCAGGGGACGGCTGCGAACTCCAGTGGGATGCTGTGACTTTGGTCTGACTACCGTACCGACCCCGGGGGAGCCACCTATGCCGCTGTTCGGCAATCGCAAGAACCTTCCGAAGCCGCTGTGCGACGAGCACGGCCCGTGCAAGGCGCTGGCCAGGATCTCGGTCTTCGAGGTCCGGGACCGGCTGCGGCTGCTGGTCACCCCGACCCGCGCACTGGGCCCCGACCCCATGGCCCGGCAGATCGACGACGAGCTGTCGGTCGTCCTGTGCGTGAACGGCGGGAAGCGGGGCGGGGCGACCGAGGCCCTGTCAATAGCCGAGCACGCCGCCGACCAGTGGAGCGTCAGCCGGGCCGAGCTCTGGGAGCGGGCCTTCGCCAACCTGACCACCGAGCAGCTCAACCGGCAATCCTTCAACGCGACGAACGGCGACGTCCTCTACGCCGTGAACGGGACGGGGGCGTGGCCCGGTGCCGCCCAGGCCCTGCGCCTGGAGAACGCCCTGGGCGGGACCGACCTGCCCCACGGCGCGCTGGTCACCCTGCCGACGAGCAACGCGTTCTGCGCAGCGCCGATCCGCAGCGGCTCGTCGCTGAACGCGATCCGCTTCATGATCGACCTGTCGAAGCAGCTCCAGGTCAACGACCCGGCCCCGCTGACCTCGTCGATCTTCTGGTACCGGGACGGCTGGCTGGAGAACCTGAACGTCGGCGACAACGGCATGATGCGGCCGTCCGCCCGCTTCCGGGAGATGGCGAACAGTCTCCCCGCCATGTGACCCCGGTCATGGCGGTCGCGGCGTGGTGGCCCTCCTCGAGCCGGACGGCCAGCGGCATGGGCTGTGAACAGGCGGGGCAGTCGGGTGTTTCGTTGCCCGGTCCGGGTGGCTGGCCGGCCGGGCCCGGCGTACCGGCGCAGGTCATCAGCGTCGTCACGGCGGTGGACTCTACGGCAGGGCGCCGACAGCCACATCGGCGACTGGCGGGGAGCGTCATTCCGAACCTGCCATATTCCGGCAAGCAGCAACCGGGCAGGCGTCCGCTGCTGTAGCAGGGCCGATCGCCTGTGCTGTCCGTCCCCGTGGTTAAGGTGACGGCATGGCACAGACGCTTCCGCACCTGATCACCGAGACGGCGGTACTGTCCGCTGCTGGCGCCGGACTCCGGCACTACACGCTCGGGCCGGCGCTCATCGCTGCAGGAACGGACGCCACTGTCGTCATCCTCATACCCGGAGACGACCCGGAGACCGGCGTGCAGAACTCCAGCAGGATCCTCCTGTGTGGGGAGAAGGTGCCGGACCTCCGCTCACGGTTGGGCTCCTGCGATGGCCCACCCACTCAGCTGTTCGCACGACTTGAGCAGGGATACCTCCCTCTTGGCACCGCACTCCGCCGGGGAACAACTTGGGGATGCGACGGCTTCGACCAGATCGAGTTGGAGTTCGACCAGCCGCTGAGCCGAGCGGCGCTGGACGCGGTCAGACCGGTCCAAGCCATCGGTCCGGTACCGGGAGTGGACTGGGTCGACCAGGTGGAGTCGGACCCGATCCGGGCCCTGGAGTCGTTCGCCCTCGGCTGGTTCCCTGCCGATCAGGTGGAAGCATCGGGGAACGACGGGGCGGGAGCGCAGGGTGACCTGCCGGAGGCGCTGGCCGCGTTCCACCGCCTGGCCCGTCTGCGTCCAGCCCTCCGCGAGTTCCACGACCCAGTCCTGGAACAGCCGGAGCCTGCCAGCGGACCGCTCGGGGACAGACTGGTCTTCGCACGGTGGGCGCAGGGCTACCGGGACTGGTCCATCCCCTGGCCATCGCGGGAGCAGGACGGATCCGATCCCGTCGTGTGGCAGACCGAAGACCCCCAGAGCGCCGCCTACCAGGAGACGACCGTCGAACACGAACCGCTCAGCCGCTTCCTCCTGAAGTTCACCCTCTTCGAGGCCATGATCGCCGCCCCGTACCATGCCTGGACCTACCGCCTGCCGGCCGCGAGCCTGAATCCGCTGCTGAGCACGCTCCGGTCGGTGCCGCTGAGCCCGTTCCTGCCGGCCCACGACGCCGCGAGGTTCTTCGTCGCCCCCGGCCTGATCACGGCGGTCAGCACCGACGGGACCGATGCGGGAATCAGCTTCGCCGCGCTCCACCGCGGAACCCTGACGGCACTTCTCGACTACGGCTTCCGCTGGTTCCGCTTCGACGGCTGAAACCGGAACCACAACCCGAGCAACCACCGCTTGGCCCGCCCGAGAGACAGAGGCGGGCCGACGACGCGGCCGACGGCTACGCGCAGGTGTCGAGCATCTCGGTCAACGCCGTCTTCTCCGGCTCGGTGACGGACAGGCCGTAGACGTGCTTGATGTCGGTCCAGGCCCGGGAGTAGGTGCACCAGTACAACCACAGCGGCGGTCGCCAGGCGTCCGGCCCCTTGTCGGCTTTGCTTCGGTGCGAGGCGGCGGAGACCGCGACCAGCTGGCTATGGGTCAGGTCGTTGGCGAAGGCCTTGCGCTTGTCCGTGGTCCAGGTGTCGGCGCCCGCCGCCAACTCGCCGCCAACGGGCCAAGATGGTCGATATCCAGCTGCTTCGCGTCGGTGAAGGTCTTGTCGTCGTAGGGGCTGGTCTAGGTGCCCGAGACGGCTCGGCACTGGTCGTCCTGGACGACGTCCTGGCCGTCGCGCTGCAGGACGACCTCGCGGGTGTCGCAGGTGCCGTACTGCTTAATCCAGTGCGGGAAGCGGTCCCGCGAGTACCCCTCCATGGAGTGCGGGGCCTCGACGACAAGTTCGTCCAGCTCGGTGCGGGCCTGCTCGGCCGGGGGCGGCTCGGGGAACTGACGGTGCCGGGCGACAGCAGCAGCGGTGGGAGCGGTCGGCTCGGCTGCGGCGGCGGCCGGGGCGGCCGCGGGGATCAGGGCGAGGGCGAGCGCGGCGACGGTGCTGGCGCCTCGGTGCCACCAGGCAGAAGTGATCATGCAGCAAGGGCTACCGGCCCGGGCGGGGCTGCCAGCGTACCGTCACCCGGTGGTCGGCGAGCCGCCGTCCGGGTTGACACCGGCCGGGGCGGTAGCGGAGCCGCGGTGCGTCGCTGCCCGGTTGGAGGTCCGGGCCTGGAGGTAGGCGGTCCAGTCGGTGGCCGCGCGGGCGCGCCATCGCGTGAGGGTGATGAGGTTGAGGCCGAGCATGGGGGCGAGGACGGCCGAGGGCATGTCCTGGGCGAGTTGGACGAGGGCGGCGGCCCGGGCCGGGCGGCTGGGGATGCCGTGGGCGGTGAGGCGGCGGACCAGTGCGGCGCCGGTGATATGTCGGCCGGGCTCGGTCGAGGGGAAGAGCCAGTGGTTCGGGTGGTTCGCCGCCCAGCCCGGTGGCCGCGGCCGGTCGGCGAAGTCGGCCAGGAGCCGGGCCAGGGGGTCGGGCAGGCGGATGGGCACTTGGTCCAGGACGAGGACGGGCTCGCCGGTCCGCACGGTCACGGCGTCGGTGGGCAGCGCGGCGATCCGGGTGACCTCCTGTCCGAAGAGCAGGAGGATCGCGCCGGCGGCGCGGACGTGGGTGCGCCCGCCGCCGGATCACTCAGCGCATTCGATCGCTGACCGCGTCGGCAGCATCGTGTCACCCTCATCGGGCCAGCGGCCTTCTATGTGGAGTTGGATGAGCGCGGCGTGGGAGAGCGGGCTGGCGGGATCGGTGACATCGCCGTTGGTGGTGTAGTCCAGGAGTACAACATCCTTCTTGTCGCGGAGCCGATCGACCAGATCGGCGACGCGGTGTTCGAGGACCCATCGGTAGGCCGGCAGATAGATCCGGCGCCGGGCGGTCTCGTAGGGCAGCAGTTGGTCGCCATGCAGACCGGTGCGGTGGCCTTGGACGGGGCCGTGTCGACGCACCGTCCGCTTCAGCCCCTTCATCGTGGGGATCCTGAGCTTGGCGGGGTCGACATCTGACTCCTGGAAGACCTTGAGGGCCTGCCAGATCCCTTCGACGGACTGGCTGGTCACGCCGTCGCAGTAGGGAACGGGAATGCCGCCGTGGGGGTAGAACGGGCTCAGCCGCACCCACGGTTCGGATGCCCTGGAGGTCACGTCGATGATCTCCGCGCCGGGGAATGCGGTGGTCAGTGACGTCATCGCACGGCGACGGCTGGCAACACGGATCGACATCTGAAGACTCCCTGCCTCGGTGACATGAGCCACCCAGCATCCCCGATGCCACTGACATCACCCCACGGAACCACGTAGGGCGGCGTCGTTCGGTCTTGTCCGTTGCTGTCGATTCAGACGGTTGGTATGGGCTGGCGGTTCGGAGACAGGTGTGGAACGAAGGCAGGCACGATCTCCGGGTGATCACGAGTTCAGTACCCCCGGGACACCCTTGGGCTGATGGCGAGGCGAACCTCGCACTCGCCTCGTCCGGCCGCAGTCGGCAGTCCCCGCCACACTGCGAACCGCCGCCGCCACTTCCGCAGCTGCGCCCTGCGGTCGAACCACGCCCCGTCCTCCATTGGCGGCCTGCACTCCACCTGTACCCCGGAGGCCTACCGACCCCGAGAACTTGACCCACCCCCAAGAACTTGGCCCCGAGGCAGGTGGAACGCGAACAGCCCCACCGGGTAGGCGGGGCTGGCGTGGTGGCGATTCCGGGCACGCCGGAGGCGTTCGAACCCTGGATCACGGGTTGGTAACGGCGTAGGGGGCTAGCTGCAATGCCAGTGACTTTGTGGTCCGTGCCTCGTTGGTTGTGGTGTGGCGAGGGTGGGGCAGGTCAAGTCGCCTGCGGGTGAGCGGTTGTCGGACCGGATCGCGATCGGGGTGCTGACCCAGGCGTTTCCGCCGGGTCTGGTCGATGAGGTGATCGCCGAGACCGGGCGGGGCGAGAAACGCAGCCGTCTGCTGCCGGCGCGGGTGGTCGTGTACTTCGTCCTGGCGATGTGCCTGTTCTTCGGGCAGGGCTATGAAGAGGTCGCCCGGCTGCTGGGTGAGGGGCTCGGGGACGGGCGGCGGTCGTGGCGGGTGCCCACGACCGCCGCGATCGGGCGGGCCCGCCGGCGGCTGGGCCCGGAGCCCTTGCGGCTGCTGTTCGCGCGGGTATGCCGTCCGGTGGTGGTGCCCGGGACGGCGGGTGCCTGGTACCGGCGCTGGCAGCCGGTCGCGGTGGACGGGACCACGCTGGACCTGGCGGACACCGAGGCCAACGACGAATTCTTCGGCCGGCCGGGATCAGGGCGCGGGAGCGGCGCGTTCCCGCAGGCCAGGCTGGTCGGGCTGGCGGAGTGCGGCACCCACACCGTGTTCGGCGCCGCGTTGGGGCCGCTGTCGGTCAGCGAGCAGACCCTGTCCCGGCAGTTGTTCGCTCACCTGCGGGCGGGGATGCTGCTGCTGGCCGATCGCGGCTTCTACGGGTTCGAGCTGTGGCAGCAGGCGCGGGCCACCGGCGCGGACCTGCTGTGGCGGGTCAAGAAGAACGCGGCGCTGCCGGTGACGCGGGTGCTCGACGACGGCTCCTACCTCAGCACGATCCACGCCGAGCGGGACCGCGGGACGCGCCGCAACCCGGTGACGGTGCGGGTCGTGGAGTACACCCTGGCCCGCACTGGCGAGGCAACCGTCTACCGCCTGGTCACCACCCTCCTGGACCCGAAGGAGGCACCAGCCGCCGAACTCGCGGCACTCTACGTCCAGCGCTGGGAGATCGAGACCACCCTGGACGAGATCAAGACCCACCAGCGCGGCCCCAGGCTCGTCCTGCGCTCCAAGTACCCGTGGGGAGTCGAGCAGGAGGTCTACGGCCTCCTGCTCGTCCACTACGCGATCCGACAGCTGATGCACCAGGCCGCCCTGCACCAGGGCATCGACCCCGACCGGCTGTCCTTCACCCGCAGCCTGCGGGTTGTACGCCGCCAGGTACCCGCCCAGGCGGGACTTTCCCCCCGGCAGACTCGCCAGGGCACTCACCCGCACCCTGGCTGAGATCGCCGAACGCCTGCTGCCCGAACGCCGCCACCGGACCTGCCCCCACGTCATCAAACGCAAGATGTCCAACTGGCCCCTCAAACGCGCCCAACACCGCAACTGGCCACCGCCCCAACCGGCCACCGTCACGATCACCCAGCGGGACACAACTTAAGTCACTGGCATTGGGGCTAGCTGCGAGAGCGTTCGACGACCGCGGCGGCGTCCTCGTCACGTCCGGGGCGGACGGCCCAGACCAGTACCCGAACGTTGATCACGTCCGGGTCGTGGCCGGCCAGCACCTCGTCGGCGGTGGTCTGTGCGAACTGCTCGGCATTGCGCGTCGGGTCGATGTCTACGATCTCGACGGGCGCACGCTCTACGTAATCGTCGACCTCCCATCCGTACGTGGTTTGCAGGTCGACCCGGTACGCGAACAACATGTGTCCGTCGATCACGGCCCGTACCCGGTCCTCAGCGATGTTGAGCTCGACTGCGATCACGTCGATGGACAGGCCGCCGGCGGTGAACGCTTCGAAGACCAAGGGGATGAGCTGGCTGTTCGGCCATCCGGTGGCGGCGCGGTGGTGGGCGCGGGCATGGCGAAGCATGGCGAGCGAGCGCTCGGCGTCGTCGTGGGTGAGCTGCGGCTCGTCCTGCTGCTGCTCGGGCATCGTCTGCGGGTTCCTAGATCGAAGTTCCGCCTGGCACAGGCGAACTCCTGGCGGCTGCCACGGTCGAGTATGCCACGCGGTCCGGCGCGCCGCGCTATGACAGTCGGGAGCTGGCCCCATGGAGAGCCCCCAGGAGTTCGCGGCAACTTTCGGCCGGCTCAAGGCCGGCGGCTTCCTCACCTGCGACGCCTTGGGCGGCTACATGAGCCTCAGTTCGACGCTGCGCGGATCCTGATCCCAGAGGTGGTCCGGCGCCTACGGCTTCCACCTGGCCAGCAGGTTGCGTATCAGCGGGCGACTGGCGGGGCCGTGCCCGGGGGCCTCCGACCTTCCGCGGGCACGGCAATGGGCGTATCAGGCGAGCGCCAGACTAATCTGGTCATTGAAGATCACCCAGTGCTGCCCGGGGTCGGCAACGTTGCACAGCTTCGTGGAGACATTCATGGTCTGCCAGGTGTTGGCGAGGCAGTAGGCCGGGGCGAAGGTGAGGGAGATCTGTTCGCCGGAGACGGTCCAGTACTGCCCCTGGTCGGTGGGGTTACACGGCTTCACCGAGACACCCGGGGTGCCCCAGGCGTTGGCGAGGCAGTAGCCTCGCGCATTGGTGAGGGAGATCTGCTCTCCCGAGAGGGTCCAGTGCTGGCCGAGGTCGGTGGAGTTGCACGGCTTCGTGGAGACGTTCGGGGTCTGCCAGGTGTTGGCGAGGCAGTAGAGACCGGGGGTGCGCGGGGTCGAGTGGGCGGCGTGGGCGGCCCCAGCCTCACCGGCCGGCAGGAAAGAGGCCGTCAGCGCAAGCGTGGCGACGGCGAGCGTCTTGCGGAGTGCGATTGCCATGAGGAAGCTTCCGTTCTCGTTGCAGGCCGTGCAATTCGCACGCGACCATTAGGTGTTTTCGAAGCCCATGCCTGAGTGCACAGCAATTGGTAGCACTGCTCGTTGACGAACTAGCAGTGCTACGAGACGCATTCATCCGAACGGGTAATCATGGGGTGATCTGGCATGTGTCAAGCGGTGAGAGATCCCGGAGCGTGCGCCAAGACCGGCCGCGGAAGCACGGCCGCAGTGCCGCGCCGCAAGCGGCTGGCGGGGCATCTGGAGGAGGGGCATCCGGCGGCCGTCGATGCCCAGCTGTGGGGGTTGCCGACCTTGGCGGCCTTGGCAGGGATGGGGGTGTGGTCGAGGTGGACGCGGCGCTGGCGACAGGTCCGGAACGTGGCCCTCCAACGAGGGCCTCCAGCAGATCCGGTGATCACGACGACCGCGATTATGACCGCCATCTCTGACAAGCCGTATGGGCTGCTCCGCTGCGTCTGCCGGGGTCATGTCCTCGCGGATCCGTTCGGCGGACCGCCCGGCACGGAGCAGCGGCGGGCGTTCGAGCTGAACTGCCACTGGCGCAACGCGCTGCCCCTGGCGTGGTGGTCGAGCGGTTCAGCGGTGGTCGCTTCGGCCTGCCGCTGGTCGTGGAGGAGCGTAGCGGCCGTCGTCGTGCTCTCAGCCTGTGGTCGGCGGTCGTTGGTTGTGGGTGTACGGGACGGGTTTGCCGGTGACGGCGTCGGCCAAGGTGCGGGTGCCGAGTGGCTGGTGCAGGACGGCCTTGAGCTGGGCGATGCCGCCGTCCTCGCATCCGATCCCGGGGCCCGAGGCGTCCCGGCGCTTCAACAGCAGTGTGACCTGGTTCGCCGTTTCCCGTGTCACCAGGTCGGGTTTGTCGTCGCAGCCGCTCCAGGCGACCTCGATCGTGATCGTGCGGTCGTCCGCTGCTACGGTCGTGTTTCTCGTGGACGGGTCGTCGAGCGCGATTCGGCCGAGAACTGATGCGTCCCGTCTCTTGTACGGGAGCGGATAGTCATCACCCGACGCGTAGCATGCCGACACCCCGACCCCGATCAACCCCAACACGGCTATCCAGCGCTTGTCGCGGGCCGTCAGTTCCACGTCGGTTCCTTCCCCCTGTCGTGGATCAGGGTAGGCCGGCCTGCCCGAGGGCGGTCGTCGGGCGAGAGCATGAAGTACGACGCGTGGACAACCAGGTCCTCGCGGACCTGATCGTGCGTACGGCCTGCGCCGCCGGCATCGCGTCCGCGTCCGGGCTGCGCGTCGGAGGCGAGGCCGGGTACCGCCTCATCGAGGGCGTGGCGGGGCACCGCCGCCAGTACCGCCTCGGGTTCCCCGGGCTCCCCATGCTCACCTGCTGACACGACCTGGTGACGCTCAATCCGCACAGCCCTGCTTCTTGATCAACTGCTAGGACGGTCCCGCCTGGGAACGAGGCCCGACACGCCCTACCGGGGCCGCAGCCCGGCCAGGGCTCCCCGCACCGGCCGGGCGGCCAGGCCGGGGCAGGGCCGGACGGCAGGGACTCGTCGATCGGGGTCCATCCGAGGGCGGCGGCCCGCTCCCCGCGTGCGGCCTCGGCAACGTCGGCCTCGGTGTACGAGACCAGCAGGCCGTCGTCACCGCACTCGATGCCGAACAGCAGCGGCCCGTTGCTGATCGAATACCCGTACAGGGGCATGCCCTGGGACAGGCCGGTAGCCCGGGTCTCGGCGGGCAGCGTCCGCAGGAACCCCCCGAGAATGGTCCGCAGCTCCTCCCAGTCCCCCGCGGACTCCCCGCGAGGGTGCTCCAGCTCAAGTCCGGAGCCCTCCAACACCCCGACGAAACCCTCCCCGCACTGGGCGTACCAGGACTCCCACACCGCGCTCGCCTGCAACACGAGTTCCGGTCCGCTCTCGCCGGCGCGCAGCTCCAGGGTCACCGCGCCCTGGCGCCAGCGCAGGAAGGGCTTTCCCCAGGGGGGTCCAGCCGATAGCCGGACGGGCAGGTCAGCCCGTGAGCACCGAGGTACGTCGCGTCGCCGAGGACCTGCCGGACCGCGTCGGCGGCCCTCCGGAACTCGTCGACCTGTGCCGGGACTTCAGCAGCCGGCCGGCTCACCGGAACCACGAGCTCCAGGAACTCCTGGGACGGAGCCCATGCGCGCGCCCGCGCGTTCACCGGCACGAGCATCGCGTCCCCGCCGGGAAGCCCGCACGTCAGCCGTATCCCGCCGTCCACCTCCCCGGCCCACTTCCAGCCGAGCCGGGCCACGAGGTCGCGCAGGTCGTCCGCGCTCCATCGCAGCCCGATGCTCGCGTCCGTCAAGTTTCGGGCGACGGCCACGATTTCCTCATTGGTGATTGCGCTTCTTTCCTACCAGGCGCCACCGACACGCGCTGCGGGAGCCGGTCGATCTTCCTCGGCCGGGCGATAGCGGTGGCGGCCCCGACGTCTGTGGGCCGCAGGACCTGCTGGACCTCTCTCGCGCCGCGGTCTACTCCAGCCACATCCGCGTGATGAGGGCGGGCCGGCCATCGGACCGTCCCCGGTGGACCGGGGCAAGGCTGGCAGCAAGCACCACCTGATCGTCGAGGCTGAGGGATCTGCAGGTCGCCGTGCGCGAACACCGGAGTCCACGGCCGCAGCGCGGCCTCGGCGACATGGCGGTTTTTGGCTAGGAGTCCAAGGGTCAGTCATTCCCGATTGGGTGCAGCTCGTTTCGAGGGACGGGTTGGAGAAGGTGGGGCAGACGCTTGCCACTTTGGCGTGAATTAGGTGCTACGTGGCAGTAGGCCATATTCGTACTAGCTCTAGCCGCACGATTCCGGCAACCCTTGGGCCTGCGCGGATGGCCGGTGACGGCGGTCGCGTCAAAGGCCCTGCAAAATCCGTTCGGAAAGAGGAAGCAATGCGATCTTCTCTGGCAAGGGCACTCGTCACCACGGCCACCATCGTCGGGATCGCCGCTGGGAGTCTTGCGGGCGCGAGTGTGAGCCTTGCGGCCCCCCAGCAGGCGGCGAAGCCCGCGGTCAGCAGCCCGCACGTCTCCCTCCTCGCAGTGAACAACCTCGGCCTGAGTACAGCCAGGGCCATGAACTGGCAGAGCTGCCTGAACGCCTGGGGCTTCAACGCCGGTACCGTCGACGGGCAGTTGGGTACCAACAGCTGGCAGGCAGCGCAGAGGATGCTCAACGCCTGGGGCTACAACGCCGGTACCGTCGACGGGGTCGTCGGACCCAACACGATCACGGCGCTGCAGAAGTTCC
The nucleotide sequence above comes from Streptomyces kaniharaensis. Encoded proteins:
- a CDS encoding IS4 family transposase, with amino-acid sequence MARVGQVKSPAGERLSDRIAIGVLTQAFPPGLVDEVIAETGRGEKRSRLLPARVVVYFVLAMCLFFGQGYEEVARLLGEGLGDGRRSWRVPTTAAIGRARRRLGPEPLRLLFARVCRPVVVPGTAGAWYRRWQPVAVDGTTLDLADTEANDEFFGRPGSGRGSGAFPQARLVGLAECGTHTVFGAALGPLSVSEQTLSRQLFAHLRAGMLLLADRGFYGFELWQQARATGADLLWRVKKNAALPVTRVLDDGSYLSTIHAERDRGTRRNPVTVRVVEYTLARTGEATVYRLVTTLLDPKEAPAAELAALYVQRWEIETTLDEIKTHQRGPRLVLRSKYPWGVEQEVYGLLLVHYAIRQLMHQAALHQGIDPDRLSFTRSLRVVRRQVPAQAGLSPRQTRQGTHPHPG
- a CDS encoding DUF6939 family protein; its protein translation is MSIRVASRRRAMTSLTTAFPGAEIIDVTSRASEPWVRLSPFYPHGGIPVPYCDGVTSQSVEGIWQALKVFQESDVDPAKLRIPTMKGLKRTVRRHGPVQGHRTGLHGDQLLPYETARRRIYLPAYRWVLEHRVADLVDRLRDKKDVVLLDYTTNGDVTDPASPLSHAALIQLHIEGRWPDEGDTMLPTRSAIECAE
- a CDS encoding ricin-type beta-trefoil lectin domain protein, whose protein sequence is MAIALRKTLAVATLALTASFLPAGEAGAAHAAHSTPRTPGLYCLANTWQTPNVSTKPCNSTDLGQHWTLSGEQISLTNARGYCLANAWGTPGVSVKPCNPTDQGQYWTVSGEQISLTFAPAYCLANTWQTMNVSTKLCNVADPGQHWVIFNDQISLALA
- a CDS encoding peptidoglycan-binding domain-containing protein gives rise to the protein MRSSLARALVTTATIVGIAAGSLAGASVSLAAPQQAAKPAVSSPHVSLLAVNNLGLSTARAMNWQSCLNAWGFNAGTVDGQLGTNSWQAAQRMLNAWGYNAGTVDGVVGPNTITALQKFLNAVGFNAGTPDGVAGTQTRTAFWNYNATGC